The DNA segment TATGACCTCAAGGTGGGCAAATTTCCCTTCCGTGCCAATGGCAAAGCCTTGGCGCAAGGTGAACAGGAAGGTTTAGTCAAGATCGTGGCTGAAAGCAAGTACGGGCAGATTCTCGGGGTGCATATCGTTGGTCCACATGCGAGTGATCTGATTCAGGAAGGTACTCTGGCGCTAACGCTAGAGGCTACTTTGGACGAATTAGAGGTTGCGATCCATCCTCATCCTACATTGAGCGAAGCAGTAGCTGAGGCGGCTTTAGCGGCTAAGGGTCGTGCCTTGCATAGCTAGAGGGACAGGTTCATCTATGGTCGAGATCGTGGTGATCGGCGGAGGGTTGGCTGGTAGCGAAGCTGCTTGGCAAGCAGCGCAACGTGGTGTGCGAGTGATCCTCTACGAGATGCGACCCGCCGTGATGACGCCGGCACATCGCACTGCCTATCTGGCCGAATTGGTTTGCAGCAACTCTCTCGGTTCAAATTTGCCAGATCGGGCACCGGGTCTGCTGAAGGCAGAGCTGCGCTACCTCAGGTCGCTGATTCTGGCCTGTGCGGATGAGAATGCTGTGCCCGCCGGAGGAGCTTTGGCTGTGGATCGGGAGGGCTTTGCTCAGGCAATCACGGCTCAGATTGAAATGCATCCCCTTATCTCCATACGGCGCACTGAAGTGCAGGAGATCCCGAAAGAAGGCATTGTGGTTATTGCAACTGGGCCACTCACTTCGCAATTGCTAGCCGAGGACATTGCCCGCCTGACTGGTCAGGAGCATCTGTACTTCTACGATGCCATGGCTCCTATTGTCACGCTGGAGTCCATCGACATGAGCCGTGCTTTCCGTGCTTCCCGTTATGGACGAGGCCAGGATGACTATATCAATTGTCCGATGACTCGGGAAGAGTACGAGCACTTTGTGGATGAGCTATTGAAAGCTGAAACAATACCCCTGCGTGAGTTTGAGCGGGAGGATCAGCATTTCTTTGAGGCCTGTCTGCCTGTGGAGGTGATTGCACGGCGTGGGCGGAATGCGCTGGCTTTTGGCCCTCTGAAGCCGGTGGGTTTGATCGATCCGCGTACGGGGCGGCAGCCGTACGCTGTAGTGCAACTGCGCCAGGACAATTTGGCAGGCACATTGTATAACTTGGTCGGCTTTCAGACGAATTTGAAGTGGAGCGAACAGAAGCGCGTTTTCTCGCTTATCCCTGGTCTGGAGCACGCTGAATTTGTGCGCTATGGGCAGATGCACCGCAATACCTTCATTAATTCGCCTGCATTGTTGGATGCAACAATGGAATGCCGACAGCGGAGGGGGCTGTTCTTTGCTGGGCAAATCACCGGGACCGAAGGGTACATTGCGTCCACGGGCAGCGGCTATGTGGCCGGACTCAACGCTGCCCGTCTGGCCATGGGCATGCACTTGGTGGAATTCCCGCGTACCACCATGCTTGGTGCTCTTTGTCACTATGTGGCATCAGCGGAAGCGACAGGTTTTCAACCGATGAAGCCCAATTTTGGTCTGATGCCACCACTTGAAGGCAGGCAGCGAGGGAAGAGACAACGCTATCGGGCGTATGCGGAGAGAGCGATGACTGCTCTGCAAGAATTTGTGGCTATGCACGATGTTTTGCCTTTATAAATGATGACCGATTTGCAGCAGGCTGCTTTCATTCCTGTTTTGACAATCCTTGTTCTTTTGTTATATTACAGTGCAAAATAAGTGAAATTTGCAGAGCACAGATGCTGGGGTGTGGGAGGGTGGAGAAGAAGTTGAGTGAAAGCGGAGGCACAGGCAGTTAATGAAGGGATATCGAGGCAACTCGAGCACAAATTTCGTGTAGTCAATGAGCTACAAACATGCTGTTTAGCATTTAGTTTTCTCTGAAGGAAGGTTTAGGCTATGCGAAGCCATGACAGTGGTTTTAGACAGGTAGCACTTGCTGCTTTTGCGCTTGCCCTTTTGTTGGTAGCCTGCGCGCACAAAAGCAACAAGACAGAGCAATTTGACGGACAGAAAGCTTATCTCCATGTGCTCAAACAGTGCGATTTTGGCCCTCGCCCCACTGGCTCAGAAGAAAATCAGCAGACAGCAGAATACATTATTTCAGAGCTACACAAATCAGGGTGGGTGACTGATGTACAAGGCTTTACCTATCGTGGTATTAATGCACGCAATATCATCGGTGCACAGGGTAGTGGTCCACTGATCATCCTAGGCGTGCACTATGACACGCGTCCCATCGCCGACCGTGATCCAATTGATCGCAACCGCCCAGTTCCCGGCGCCAACGACGGAGCTAGTGGTGTCGCAGTATTGCTGGAACTGGCACGTGTTTTGGATCTCAGCAAAGCAGGCATCCAAGTCTGGCTCGTCTTTTTCGACGCCGAGGATCGCGGTAACATCAATGGATGGCCCTTTTCGGTAGGCGCCTCTTACATGGCACAGCGTCTTTCTGTAAGACCAGAGGCAGTCGTTGTAGTGGATATGGTTGGTGATAGCGAACAGCAGCTCTTCTGGGAACAAAATTCCGATGAGCAGTTGCTGAGAACCTTATGGGCCATTGCGGCTGACCTGGGATACGAGAAGTATTTCATTCCACAGTACCGCTACGCCATTATAGACGACCACCTACCATTTCGCCAACTAGGGCTTGCAGCAGTGGACATTATTGACTTTGACTATCCCTACTGGCATACTACAGAAGACACTCTGGACAAGGTAAGCCCAGAGAGTTTGCAGCGAGTAGGACGTGTGCTGGAAACATGGCTTGAGAATTATTAACACCAATTAAGAACAGACTCAACGATGAAGGAGAAAGGTTATGAATCTGGCCAAACGCATTGCTGACCTTCCACCTTATGTCTTCGCAGAAGCAGGCCAAAGGCTAGAACAAATGAAAGCAGAAGGCGTTGATGTCATCAACTTGGGCATTGGTAGTCCGGATCTTCCACCACCACGCCCAATCATTGACGCTCTCTTCGCATCAGCCATGAAGCCGGACAATCATGGCTACGCGGGTTATTACGGGCTGCCCGCGCTGCGACAGGCCATAGCCGACTATTATGCGCGCCGTTTCGGAGTGGAACTGGATCCAAACCAAGAGGTGGCTGTGCTCATCGGGTCAAAGGAGGGCATTTTCAACACCTCTCTGGCCTTCTTGGACTCAGGCGATGTAGCCTTGGTTCCGGATCCTGGCTATCCCACTTACAGCATAGGAACACACATGGCGGGGGGAGTACGCTACCCTTTGCCTCTTTTCGAAGAGCATGGATTCTTGCCACAACTGGAATCTATTCCTGCCGACATTGCCCATGCAGCCAAAATTCTTTGGCTGAATTATCCCAATAACCCTACTGGGGCTGTAGCCGACCTCGAATTCCTATCGCGAGCAGTGCACTTTGCCCAGTGCCACGACCTTTTGCTGTGCTACGACAATCCCTACTGCGATTTAACCTTCGATGGTTATCAAGCACCCAGTATCCTGCAAGTGCCAGGGGCTAAGGACGTCACATTGGAGTTCAACTCCCTATCCAAGACCTACAACATGGCTGGCTGGCGAGTAGGTATGGCGGTAGGTAACCGCCAGGCTATAGAAGCTCTACACCGCGTCAAGACCCATGTTGACTCGGGCATTTTCAAGCCCATTCAAGAAGCCGCTATAGCTGCTTTGACTGGCGATCAGAGTTGGCTTGTACAGCGCAATACTATCTACCAGCAGCGCAGGGACGCAGTAATGGCATTTCTGCCGTTGATTGGAATGAGAGCATCGTTACCTAAAGCAGGCTTGTATGTCTGGGCACGAACTCCCGAAGGCTGGACATCGCAACAGTTCTGCCTACACGTTCTGGAAAAGACAGGGGTCTGGCTGACTCCTGGCACTGCCTTTGGTGAACATGGTGAGGGATATGCACGCATAGCACTGACAGTGCCAGAAGAGAGGCTACGCACCGTTGCTGAGAGGCTACGCCGCGTAAACAAGCTCACCTAGCTTTCAGGAAGCAGGAGGAAAAGCATTACGAGAAACAGAAATACGCATCCCATCCTTGCTGAGCCAGAAAGGGCTTATTTGGTTGGGGCAGAAGTAAAAGGCGAGGTTTACCCTTGGCGCCTTGAAGATTCCCTAGCAGAGTTGGCTGAGCTTGCACGCACAGCCGGCGTAGAGGTAGTGGGACAGACTGAACAACGCTTGGAGACAATCAATCCAGGCACCTATATAGGCAAGGGGAAAGTAGAAGAGTTAAAGGTTCTGGCTCGAGAGCTGGACATAGATACTTTCATCTTCGATGACGAACTCTCGCCAGCACAGCAACGCAATCTCGAAGAAGAACTGGGCACTAAGGTAGTGGATCGCACGGCCCTCATCCTTGACATCTTTGCCAAACACGCCCATACGCGTGAGGGGGCGCTGCAGGTGGAGCTAGCGCAATACATTTACCGTTTGCCGCGCCTGACCCGTGCCTGGACTCACCTAGCGCGCCAAGCAGGTGGGGCAGCGGCTCGTGGTGGGCCAGGGGGTGTGGGACTACGTGGACCAGGCGAAACGCAACTGGAAACCGACCGCCGCCTCATTCGTCAGCGCATCACTCAGCTCAAGAAAGAGCTGGAGCACGTGCGCAACCACCGCAAGCAATACCGCAAGCACCGCAAAGAGCAGGGCATGCCTGTTATCTCGCTGGTAGGCTACACCAACGCTGGCAAATCCACCTTGCTCAACACACTGACCCATGCTGGCGTACTGGCCACGGACATGCTTTTTGCGACATTGGATCCGGTTACGCGGCGTCTCATCCTCCCGGGTGGCAAGGAGGCGTTGCTGACCGATACAGTGGGCTTTATCCAGAAGCTACCCACGCAACTCGTAGCTGCCTTTCGTGCCACTTTGGAAGAGATCAGCGAAGCTGACCTAATCCTGCATATTGTTGACATAACGCACCCTAATGTACGAGAACAGGTGCGCACAGTAGAGCAGGTATTGAAGGAGATAGGAGCAGCTCATAAGCCAATGTTGGTCGCCTTAAACAAGATTGACTTGCTCAAGGACCCAGACAGCGCGCAAGTAGCAACCGCACAATTCCCAAATGCTGTTGCCATCTCCGCGCTGCACGGACAGGGCTTGGATAATCTCCTTCTCCAGATCGAACGCATGTTGACCCAACAAATGGTGCTAGTGCGGGCTCGCGTGCCCTATGCCGCAAGCGAGCTGGTAGCACTATTCCACAGGCACGGCATTGTTATGCAGGAACGTCATGGCCAGAGCGGCATTGTGATCGAAGGAAAGCTACCACCGGGCCTGATGGCCCGCTTCGAACCTTATCTCGAATGAGGTATCTGCTGAGGGTATGGTTTAGCGCTTGTGACTAGACCCCCCTCATTGAGGCTTGGTAGCGCTGTGCGGCACGCCGCAGAACCTCCACCACGGGTAGTTCTTGCCCTGACAGGAAGCGCACCATGCCGCCACCCGAAGTACACACGTATCCCATACGTTCCAGTACACCAAACTTGGCACCAGCAGCGACGCTATCACCACCACCAATCACCGAGTATCCGGGTGCATCTGCGATTGCTTTCCATAATCGCTCAGTTCCCAATGCACTCGTGCGATTCTCGTAGATGCCGGCCGGTCCGTTCACGAAGATAGTCGCCGCCTTCTGTATGAGCGAGATATAGCGAGCAATGGTTTGCTGTCCTATGTCTACGATGAGATGATCTGAAGGCAAATCCTCTACAGCAATTTCTCTCCGACCTCGGTCATCTACAGCCACATCTACGGGGTAGAGGATCTTATCTCCATAACGTTGGAGCAATTGACGTGCTTTTTCAATATAGGGAGTCAAGCCTTTCTCGTGGATAAAGCGCTCGGTTGGCTCTCCAAGCACGTATCCCTTGGCTAAGAGCATTACCTCACCATTCAGTCCAGAAGTCAAGACATAATCTGCAGCACCCTCACCTAAGACTTGCTCCATCATGCTAAAAGCATCAGCTATGCGTGCTCCACCCAAGACATAAACGCTAGGATGTTTGGGATTCTCTTTCACACGTACAAGGGCGCTGAACTCTTCAATAAACAGCCGTCCGCCTGCAGAAGGCAGAACCTCTGCAAAACCGATCAGCGACGGAGTGTAGCGATGGGCTGCAGCAAACGCTTCGCAGACATAGCAGTCTGCAAGCGGTGCTAAGTTGCGTACCAGCCATGTTTTGGCTAACTGCGCAGGAGTCAACTTTACAAATTGAACGAAAGTGGAAACTTCCTCAGTCAGATAGCGCACATTATTCAAAAGCAGCACATCCCCAGGCTGCAGCTCCCTGACTCGTTGCAAAGCAGCAGGGCCGACAATATCGTCCATGAATGCTACTTCCCGTCCGAGCAATTCGGAAAGGCACTCAGCATGTATGTCCAAAGGGACGAGGTTGTGGTAATCCTCAATATCCCCTTGATGCGCTAGCATCACCACACGAGCACCGACTTCTGACAGTTCTTTGATCGTGGGCAGACTTTTGCGGATGCGGTTGTCGTTGGCTAGGCGCCCTGTTTTGTGGTCAATAGGAGAATTGATATCCACACGCAGGATAACGGTCTTGTTACGAAAATCAAAGTCGTCTAAGGTGAGAATTCCAGCTTCCACAGCACCCCTCCCATGACATAGTTAGCGGCCTGGCTTCAATCCCAAATACTTGTTCGTCAATCCAACAGCTTCCAACCGGTTCGTCTGCATCATCATGCATGCTCGCACGCCATCAATGGTCTCGGGAATGGTTACGGCCTCTTGTGGGATGTTGATGGCAAACATCACATCCTGACCGGAAAAACCAATGCACTCTTCCCAAATTGCGATTTCATACATATCACTCCGCTTGTTCCCCAGGTGGCGCGCATATTGGAAAAGCGCTGTATTCGAATTGAAACCATCCGCAAGCCGGACGACGCGGATGCGCGGATGCTCACGGAAGGTTTCGAGCAATGCCTCCCTGCTCACTGATCTTTTGGGCGTGGCCACGATATTAATGATATGGCCATGGGTAACGGGAGTATGGACCAAAAGACCGGTAGCCTGCACATGAGGCATGATATGCATCAGGTCAACTGCCTGGTGGCTTGGTACTGGATCGGGTCTGAGCAAATCCACATAGCCTCGATGAGTATCTCCCGGATCGGCTACCCGACGGATAATCGTAATAGCGATCTTTTCTACACCCACCATGCGATCCACAGCATCCACTGCACGAATCAAACCGGTGGTATTACATGAGGTGAGCTTTAAAAATCTCTGTCCAATTCCTTTCTCATAATTCGCGTATCCATGGAAGAAAACATCAGCTATCTCATCCTTCTCTCCGCCCTGAAAAATAGCCTTCACCCCATGCTTTAGGTAAAGTTCTTTGTTTTTTGCTCCTATTCCGCCTGGGGCAGCATCCAAAACCACATCTACCTGATCCAGCAATTCCTCGAACGTGCCAGAAACGGGTATCCCTAGGGCATCAAATTCCGATTTGCGCGCAGGATCTACTATGAAAAGCCGGTATGGCATGCCGCTTTCATGAAGAGCACGAATGGGCAGTGTCGGCGTCACATCCGCGACTCCCACTAACTCCATATCTTCCTGCCTTGCCACACCATCTGCCAAACGCGTACCAATAGTACCATAACCAGCAACTGCAACTCTTACCTTGCTCATTTCATCGCCTCCTCTAAATTCATCAAGAATTCACAGTAATTTGCTGAAAGCAACATCACAGCGAGTGAAAGTAGTCAATAGCCAGTTTTGCTGCCGTCTCGCTATCAGGCCAGGGCAAAATTTCTGCGTTGATGTAACCCTTGAAACCTATCTTGCGGAGAACTGACACGACCTCCGCAAAACAAAGATGCCCTTGGCCAGGAGCACGGCGATTGCTATCCACTAGATGCACATAGCCAAGCCTCTCTCCCGCAAGCTCCAGAGATTGGGCTAGGGATACTTCTTCGATATTCATGTGGAATGTATCGGCAAGAATCACGACATTGTCCAGACCAACTTCATCTGCGAATGACAATGCTTCTGCAATCGTGTTCAGAAAATTGGTTTCATAGCGGTTAATGGGTTCGATAGCCACACAGACCCCAGTAGAACGAGCATATTCAGCATAGCTTCGGACCACTGCCAAGGCTTGCTGGCGTTGCTCGTCCTGCTCAGCGGGGCCTGCGCTGAGCTTGCCTCGAACCCCGCCTATGATCAGGCAACCCTGCCAAGGCGCAAGGAAATCTATGAATCGCTTCATCCTATCAAGCAATTTTGCTTGCACAGCAGGATCTGAGTTCGTTAAACTCAAACCATCCGTGTAATAAGACTGCCCTGTGGCAACAGCGGCCACCGACAAGCCTTTTTGGCGCACCATATCTGCGATACGCATCAAGAGTTCCGGAGATGGATCTAATAAACTTAACTCCACTGCGTCATACCCCAACTCTGCTGCTTTCTCGATGCCCAGTTCCCAATAGCCAGCGAACAGCAAGGGCGCAAAATTGGCAGGTTGGGGGGAAATAGACATGCTAGTTTTGAACATGCGTATCTCCTTAGCGAGACCTCGATTTCTGCAGGACAGCATGTGCAGCATCAGCTATATGCCGCGGCGACATGGAATACTTCTGCAATAACTCGGCGTTCGTGCCACACTCGCCATAGCAATCGCACAGCCCAATTCTCACCATAGGCGCAGGAGCATGTTCAGCAAGGACCTCA comes from the Chloroflexota bacterium genome and includes:
- the trmFO gene encoding FADH(2)-oxidizing methylenetetrahydrofolate--tRNA-(uracil(54)-C(5))-methyltransferase TrmFO, whose amino-acid sequence is MVEIVVIGGGLAGSEAAWQAAQRGVRVILYEMRPAVMTPAHRTAYLAELVCSNSLGSNLPDRAPGLLKAELRYLRSLILACADENAVPAGGALAVDREGFAQAITAQIEMHPLISIRRTEVQEIPKEGIVVIATGPLTSQLLAEDIARLTGQEHLYFYDAMAPIVTLESIDMSRAFRASRYGRGQDDYINCPMTREEYEHFVDELLKAETIPLREFEREDQHFFEACLPVEVIARRGRNALAFGPLKPVGLIDPRTGRQPYAVVQLRQDNLAGTLYNLVGFQTNLKWSEQKRVFSLIPGLEHAEFVRYGQMHRNTFINSPALLDATMECRQRRGLFFAGQITGTEGYIASTGSGYVAGLNAARLAMGMHLVEFPRTTMLGALCHYVASAEATGFQPMKPNFGLMPPLEGRQRGKRQRYRAYAERAMTALQEFVAMHDVLPL
- a CDS encoding M28 family peptidase; this translates as MRSHDSGFRQVALAAFALALLLVACAHKSNKTEQFDGQKAYLHVLKQCDFGPRPTGSEENQQTAEYIISELHKSGWVTDVQGFTYRGINARNIIGAQGSGPLIILGVHYDTRPIADRDPIDRNRPVPGANDGASGVAVLLELARVLDLSKAGIQVWLVFFDAEDRGNINGWPFSVGASYMAQRLSVRPEAVVVVDMVGDSEQQLFWEQNSDEQLLRTLWAIAADLGYEKYFIPQYRYAIIDDHLPFRQLGLAAVDIIDFDYPYWHTTEDTLDKVSPESLQRVGRVLETWLENY
- a CDS encoding LL-diaminopimelate aminotransferase; translation: MNLAKRIADLPPYVFAEAGQRLEQMKAEGVDVINLGIGSPDLPPPRPIIDALFASAMKPDNHGYAGYYGLPALRQAIADYYARRFGVELDPNQEVAVLIGSKEGIFNTSLAFLDSGDVALVPDPGYPTYSIGTHMAGGVRYPLPLFEEHGFLPQLESIPADIAHAAKILWLNYPNNPTGAVADLEFLSRAVHFAQCHDLLLCYDNPYCDLTFDGYQAPSILQVPGAKDVTLEFNSLSKTYNMAGWRVGMAVGNRQAIEALHRVKTHVDSGIFKPIQEAAIAALTGDQSWLVQRNTIYQQRRDAVMAFLPLIGMRASLPKAGLYVWARTPEGWTSQQFCLHVLEKTGVWLTPGTAFGEHGEGYARIALTVPEERLRTVAERLRRVNKLT
- the hflX gene encoding GTPase HflX translates to MTRNRNTHPILAEPERAYLVGAEVKGEVYPWRLEDSLAELAELARTAGVEVVGQTEQRLETINPGTYIGKGKVEELKVLARELDIDTFIFDDELSPAQQRNLEEELGTKVVDRTALILDIFAKHAHTREGALQVELAQYIYRLPRLTRAWTHLARQAGGAAARGGPGGVGLRGPGETQLETDRRLIRQRITQLKKELEHVRNHRKQYRKHRKEQGMPVISLVGYTNAGKSTLLNTLTHAGVLATDMLFATLDPVTRRLILPGGKEALLTDTVGFIQKLPTQLVAAFRATLEEISEADLILHIVDITHPNVREQVRTVEQVLKEIGAAHKPMLVALNKIDLLKDPDSAQVATAQFPNAVAISALHGQGLDNLLLQIERMLTQQMVLVRARVPYAASELVALFHRHGIVMQERHGQSGIVIEGKLPPGLMARFEPYLE
- the pgk gene encoding phosphoglycerate kinase; amino-acid sequence: MEAGILTLDDFDFRNKTVILRVDINSPIDHKTGRLANDNRIRKSLPTIKELSEVGARVVMLAHQGDIEDYHNLVPLDIHAECLSELLGREVAFMDDIVGPAALQRVRELQPGDVLLLNNVRYLTEEVSTFVQFVKLTPAQLAKTWLVRNLAPLADCYVCEAFAAAHRYTPSLIGFAEVLPSAGGRLFIEEFSALVRVKENPKHPSVYVLGGARIADAFSMMEQVLGEGAADYVLTSGLNGEVMLLAKGYVLGEPTERFIHEKGLTPYIEKARQLLQRYGDKILYPVDVAVDDRGRREIAVEDLPSDHLIVDIGQQTIARYISLIQKAATIFVNGPAGIYENRTSALGTERLWKAIADAPGYSVIGGGDSVAAGAKFGVLERMGYVCTSGGGMVRFLSGQELPVVEVLRRAAQRYQASMRGV
- a CDS encoding type II glyceraldehyde-3-phosphate dehydrogenase; protein product: MSKVRVAVAGYGTIGTRLADGVARQEDMELVGVADVTPTLPIRALHESGMPYRLFIVDPARKSEFDALGIPVSGTFEELLDQVDVVLDAAPGGIGAKNKELYLKHGVKAIFQGGEKDEIADVFFHGYANYEKGIGQRFLKLTSCNTTGLIRAVDAVDRMVGVEKIAITIIRRVADPGDTHRGYVDLLRPDPVPSHQAVDLMHIMPHVQATGLLVHTPVTHGHIINIVATPKRSVSREALLETFREHPRIRVVRLADGFNSNTALFQYARHLGNKRSDMYEIAIWEECIGFSGQDVMFAINIPQEAVTIPETIDGVRACMMMQTNRLEAVGLTNKYLGLKPGR
- a CDS encoding sugar phosphate isomerase/epimerase yields the protein MFKTSMSISPQPANFAPLLFAGYWELGIEKAAELGYDAVELSLLDPSPELLMRIADMVRQKGLSVAAVATGQSYYTDGLSLTNSDPAVQAKLLDRMKRFIDFLAPWQGCLIIGGVRGKLSAGPAEQDEQRQQALAVVRSYAEYARSTGVCVAIEPINRYETNFLNTIAEALSFADEVGLDNVVILADTFHMNIEEVSLAQSLELAGERLGYVHLVDSNRRAPGQGHLCFAEVVSVLRKIGFKGYINAEILPWPDSETAAKLAIDYFHSL